Part of the Pseudobdellovibrionaceae bacterium genome is shown below.
GCCACCTCTAATAAATGCTTATAACAGTGGTTTGAAAAAATTAAAGACTTATAAATATCATCACTAATCACTAACAATGAAGGGTGCATGCGCAATACTTCTGCTAAGTTTTTCCAATCTTCTGGAGAATAAATACTTCCCGTAGGATTAGAGGGGCTATTAATAATTAAAACTTTAGTTTTGTCTGTAATGGCTTTTAATAATTGTTTTTTTTGTAGTTTAAATTGGTTTGCCTCTAATGTGGGAATGTACTTTACTACCCCTCCTGCTAATTTAATCATTTCGGGATAACTAACCCAGTATGGAGCAGGCAGCAAAACTTCATCACCAGCATTTAATACTGATTGCAAAGCTGCAAATAAAATAAATTTAGCCCCCGTAGACACCGTTACCGAACTGGGGTCGTATTTTATTCCAATATCTTTATAAGTAAATTCACAAATCGCCGTCTTTAAATCCGGCGTTCCCGACACGGGTGTGTATTTTGTTAAACCTTGATTGATAGCCTCTATGCCCGCCTGCTTAATAACCGAAAAAGTGTCCCAGTCGGGCTCCCCCACGGCTAAGGAAATTACATCTACACCTTGTTGCTTTAGTTGCTTGGCGTGTGCCGCCAAAGCCAATGTGGGCGAAGCGGTAATTTTTTGTATGGCTTTAGATAAAGTAACAGCTTGGCAATTAGTGTCTTTCATAATTTTAAATGCTTTTGTTATTTATAATAAACCACTACTTTAAACACTTTTCCACACAAGGAGGAACAAATTTTTTCCAATCCACCAAATGAG
Proteins encoded:
- a CDS encoding pyridoxal phosphate-dependent aminotransferase, encoding MKDTNCQAVTLSKAIQKITASPTLALAAHAKQLKQQGVDVISLAVGEPDWDTFSVIKQAGIEAINQGLTKYTPVSGTPDLKTAICEFTYKDIGIKYDPSSVTVSTGAKFILFAALQSVLNAGDEVLLPAPYWVSYPEMIKLAGGVVKYIPTLEANQFKLQKKQLLKAITDKTKVLIINSPSNPTGSIYSPEDWKNLAEVLRMHPSLLVISDDIYKSLIFSNHCYKHLLEVAPDLKNQVLLVNGVSKSFSMTGWRCGWGMGPEHLIKAMSNYQSHSVSSACSISQAASVIALTKCSKEIEKSKALLKQRAECLETELLKLPKISFFKPEATFYIFLNIQYYLGKSFNDKVIQSSEDFCKGLLKDQALVTVPGSAFGAEAYLRLSFAVEEKVIKAAMQRLITFTNKLK